A single window of Colletotrichum higginsianum IMI 349063 chromosome 8, whole genome shotgun sequence DNA harbors:
- a CDS encoding Cation efflux family protein: MSSPQEHHRSSSPRVGSFKRPSVLSPDIDPYPLATRGNGALVSLIRNRSNATLRESLKSPAYLQLGHDDDDHESTSLLGFLQNHSDDDHHHRSAAEERRLSELIFGPQMRSMRLIGNSNPRYQWERYWKTEAELEVMPMHIRKYYERNNDLIRMYLYIDQLLDSSVPHDLLNEYHQALDASAYRPVDVPQTITEESPTPTSPPSRGGLAYGTSANASVQNSSTEQSSSANSIQQKAAKRKPKDIFRSTESTPLLNGSTDEEEGLADQPKPEIPWLEDGDLDSSDPIVTLAIWVNFIANAFLLIGKVLVVISVPSVSVLASLVDAVLDFLSTAIVWTTTRLIAASQNDQHSYPVGRRRLEPLGVLVFSIVMVTSFCQVALEAIQRLMSPDHEIVQLGIPAIAIMVGTVVIKGLCWLWCRLIKNSSVRALADDAMTDVIFNTGSILFPIVGYFARIWWLDALGGLLLSGVVIVNWSQTSMHHVRNLTGFSATSDERNLLLYLTMRFATSIRQIQNLRAYHAGDKLFVEVDIVLNANMPLKDSHDLSEVLTYFLESVPIVDRAFVHVDYATYNVDTHIAQ; the protein is encoded by the exons ATGAGCTCGCCGCAGGAACATCACCGTTCGAGCAGCCCTCGCGTGGGCTCGTTCAAGCGACCCTCCGTACTCAGTCCCGACATCGATCCGTATCCCTTGGCCACGAGGGGCAACGGCGCCTTGGTTTCGCTCATCAGGAACCGCTCCAACGCCACGTTGCGGGAGTCCCTCAAGAGCCCTGCTTACCTCCAGCTGGGgcacgacgatgacgaccaCGAAAGCACCTCGCTGCTGGGCTTCCTGCAGAACCACTCAGACGAcgatcaccaccaccgctccgccgccgaggagcgccGCCTCAGCGAACTCATCTTCGGCCCTCAGATGAGGAGCATGCGCCTTATCGGAAACAGCAATCCGCGCTACCAATGGGAGCGCTACTGGaagaccgaggccgagctcgaggtcaTGCCAATGCATAT ACGCAAATACTATGAGAGGAACAACGACCTGATTCGCATGTATCTCTACATCGACCAACTCTTGGATTCATCCGTGCCCCACGACCTGCTCAACGAGTACCACCAAGCTCTCGACGCCTCGGCATACCGTCCCGTCGACGTGCCCCAGACCATCACCGAGGAGTCGCCAACCCCAACCTCACCACCCTcgcgcggcggcctcgcctACGGCACCAGCGCCAATGCTTCGGTTCAAAACAGCAGCACCGAGCAGAGCAGTTCGGCAAACAGCATCCAGCAAAAGGCGGCGAAACGCAAACCCAAGGACATTTTTCGCTCCACCGAGTCCACCCCACTTCTCAATGGCAgcaccgacgaggaggaaggtTTAGCCGACCAGCCCAAGCCCGAGATCCCTTGgctcgaggatggcgaccTCGACAGCAGCGACCCCATCGTCACCCTCGCCATCTGGGTCAActtcatcgccaacgcctTCCTGCTCATTGGcaaggtcctcgtcgtcatctctgTCCCCTCCGTTTCCGTCCTCGCCAGCTTGGTCGACGCTGTTCTCGACTTCCTCAGCACCGCCATCGTATGGACGACAACCCGgctcatcgccgccagccaAAATGACCAGCACTCCTACCCAGTGGGTAGACGGCG TCTTGAACCCCTTGGTGTACTGGTTTTCTCCATCGTTATGGTCACATCGTTCTGCCAGGTCGCGCTGGAAGCCATCCAACGCCTCATGTCTCCAGACCACGAAATCGTCCAACT AGGCATTCCTGCCATTGCTATCATGGTGGGCACCGTAGTCATCAAGGGTTTATGCTGGCTCTGGTGCCGTCTCATCAAGAACTCGAGCGTTCGAGCCTT GGCTGACGACGCCATGACTGATGTCATCTTCAATACCGGTTCCATATTGTTCCCCATTGTCGGCTATTTTGCCAGGATCTGGTggctcgacgccctcggcggcctgcttTTGTcgggcgtcgtcatcgtcaatTGGAGCCAGACTTCGATGCACCACGTCCGAAACCTGACAGGGTTCTCAGCCACTTCGGACGAGAGAAATCTCC TGCTGTACCTTACCATGCGTTTCGCCACGTCCATCAGGCAGATCCAGAACCTGCGGGCCTACCACGCCGGCGACAAACTCTTTGTTGaggtcgacatcgtcctcaATGCCAACATGCCGCTCAAGGACAGCCACGACCTCAGCGAGGTCCTGACCTATTTCCTCGAATCAGTGCCAATTGTCGACCGTGCCTTCGTGCATGTTGACTATGCGACGTACAACGTTGACACTCACATCGCGCAATAG